The Fodinicurvata sp. EGI_FJ10296 DNA segment GCATTCACGCCGACAGCCGTGTGCGGATCGATCACCTGCCCGGTCCGCTCATGGATGCCGCGTATGGTCGCGATAATGCCGTCGTCGTCCAGCTTGTGGCTTGTGAACAGCCGCTCAGCACGCTCCATCTGCGATCGGCCCAGATTGAAACGACCCGTGCTGCGGAACGATTCCATGTCGTCCCGTACCTTTGCGCCGTCACGGTCGTGCAGGTCGAACAGCAGGCGCTCGAAATTCGACGATACCTGGATATCCATGGACGGGCTGAGCGTCGGAACCACGGCGCTCGTTTCCATGGCCCCGGACCGGAAAAAGCGGTCCAGAATGTCATTCGTATTCGACCCGATGATCAGCTTTTCGACCGGCAACCCCATCTGTATGGCGGCATAGGCGGCATAGACATTGCCGAAATTTCCGGTCGGCACACTGAATGCGACGCGGCGGTCGGGCGCACCCAGCGCCAGTCCGGCGGCGAAGTAATAGACCGTCTGGGCCATGATCCGGGCCCAGTTGATACTGTTGACAGCGGACAGTCCGGCGGCGTCCCGGAAAGAACTGTCGTTGAACATCGCCTTGACCAGCGCCTGACAGTCGTCGAACGACCCCTTGACGGCTATGGTGTGGACGTTTTCCGACGCCACGGTCGTCATCTGGCGGCGCTGGACGTCGGATACCCGGCCTTCGGGATAGAGAATGAAAATATCCAGGTTGTCGCGATCGCGGCAGGCCTCGATCGCCGCCGATCCCGTGTCGCCGGAGGTCGCGCCGACGATCGTGATCTTTTCGCCGCGCTGCGCCAGCACATGATCGAACAACCGCCCCAGCAACTGAAGCGCGTAATCCTTGAAGGCGATGGTCGGGCCATGAAAAAGCTCCATCAGCCAGAGCCGATGGTCAAGTTGAACCAGCGGGGCTACCGCCTGATGAAGGAAGCCGCGGTCGGGATCGTCGCCGTACGTTTCGTCTGCGATCCGCTGGAGCGTATCGTCGTCGATCGTACCACCCACGAATGGTCTGATCAGGCGCGCCGCAAGCCGGGGATACGGCAAGCCGGCCAGTTCGCGCAGATCCTGTGCCGTCAGGAACGGCCATTCCTCGGGTACGTACAATCCGCCGTCGCGGGCGAGTCCCGCGAGCAGAACGTCGTCGAACGACAATGCGGGGCCCGTGCCCCGGGTGCTGATGTATCGCACTGTGTTGCCGCTTTCGTATGCCAGAGTCTCTAGAGACGGGGTGTCGAATTCCCTCTACCGTATACGACGGGGGCGTTGCGCGGCAACCGCTGGCAACGCGCCACACCCGCATGCCTGCCCGCCAGTCGATTCCGGCTCGCTGGCGCAGCCAGCGCGACCGTCACGCCGTGGTACGAGCCGGGGCGTGGTATCGCCGCTGAAGATGCACCTTGAAAGCGGTCGCATTTAGCGGACGTCCGGTTGCCCGCTGAATGATGCCGCCCGTACTGTCGGAAGCGCCGACGCTGTGAATGTTCGACCGCAACCACTGGACGATCGGCGCGAACCGTCCCTCGGCGACCAGTTCTTCAATGCTGCAACCCTCGGATTGCCGCAGTGACTCGTCGGCCGCCTCGGCAAACTGTGCGGCGGCCAGGGCGCCGAGGGTATAGGTCGGGAAGTACCCCCAGATACCCGCCGGCCAATGAATGTCTTGCAAGCACCCCAGGGTATCGTTCGGCGGCACCAGCCCCAGCAGGTCGCGCATGCCGTCGTTCCAGGCACCCGGCAGGTCGCCCAGCGCGAGATCGCCCGCCAGCATCGCCTGTTCCAGGCGGTACCGAAGGATCACGTGCAGCGGGTACGTCACTTCGTCGGCATCGACGCGGATATGACCGGGTTCGACCCTGATCGCACGACGGTACAACGTCTCCTCGTCCCAATCGCCACCCCGTCCACCGAAAGTGTCGATCAAGAGCGGCCGAACGAATGTCTGGAACGCGCGGCTTCGGCTGATCTGCATCTCGATGAACAGCGACTGGCTCTCGTGCAGGGTCATTCCCCGCGATTCGCCGACCGGCTGGTCGAGCCAGCCTGTCGGGCGACCCTGTTCATACAGCGCATGACCGGTTTCATGGAGTACGCCCATCAGGGCGGCGCTGAAATCGTTTTCGTCATACCGGGTGGT contains these protein-coding regions:
- the thrC gene encoding threonine synthase; translated protein: MRYISTRGTGPALSFDDVLLAGLARDGGLYVPEEWPFLTAQDLRELAGLPYPRLAARLIRPFVGGTIDDDTLQRIADETYGDDPDRGFLHQAVAPLVQLDHRLWLMELFHGPTIAFKDYALQLLGRLFDHVLAQRGEKITIVGATSGDTGSAAIEACRDRDNLDIFILYPEGRVSDVQRRQMTTVASENVHTIAVKGSFDDCQALVKAMFNDSSFRDAAGLSAVNSINWARIMAQTVYYFAAGLALGAPDRRVAFSVPTGNFGNVYAAYAAIQMGLPVEKLIIGSNTNDILDRFFRSGAMETSAVVPTLSPSMDIQVSSNFERLLFDLHDRDGAKVRDDMESFRSTGRFNLGRSQMERAERLFTSHKLDDDGIIATIRGIHERTGQVIDPHTAVGVNAAMQADIPDPTPIVALACAHPAKFPDAVERATGFRPSLPPRLADLFDREERSAVLPADLAVLQSHIKQHGRVFA
- a CDS encoding carboxypeptidase M32, producing the protein MTTDRADDPASPYGRLKAAFARHAALSDALGTLHWDTESMMPTGAADRRSQSMATLRVVAHEILSEPALADDLDRAEADQRDLDARDRANLAEMRRIHSHETAVPADLVAASSRAVSAAEMAWRSARCDADFKTLKPYLQSVLDHQREIGAAVGAALDLPLYDALLDRHDPGMRAAAIDPVFADLAGYIPEILPTVLEAQRQTADAPAPPGPFALPSQKDIAETLMARLGFDFERGRLDTSIHPFCGGSTNDVRITTRYDENDFSAALMGVLHETGHALYEQGRPTGWLDQPVGESRGMTLHESQSLFIEMQISRSRAFQTFVRPLLIDTFGGRGGDWDEETLYRRAIRVEPGHIRVDADEVTYPLHVILRYRLEQAMLAGDLALGDLPGAWNDGMRDLLGLVPPNDTLGCLQDIHWPAGIWGYFPTYTLGALAAAQFAEAADESLRQSEGCSIEELVAEGRFAPIVQWLRSNIHSVGASDSTGGIIQRATGRPLNATAFKVHLQRRYHAPARTTA